The Chroogloeocystis siderophila 5.2 s.c.1 genome includes a region encoding these proteins:
- a CDS encoding putative PEP-binding protein, whose amino-acid sequence MSSPKISYRAIERDRQSESYVKHVEEIHWLEQIQPSQRTLVGDRALQLSQWRQRGFPVKSGFVVSSLAWRTFLAQFLSSTDGVLDAYVQLNIDDWQQLQQVAQKLRQAIAQESLVVDLSHKIATAAQSWTTLILHPDLVLPEGIPQNLQNALESPVSNNHPAAIAQALLRTWSQLFSARNLFYWRRVGIDLQQLDVALLVQPLHNAIASGILHCQPDRLEIQASYGLGLAIARGEVIPDFYLVDPTGTVRSQTLGYKTIAYGVTNLPVPAGFTHHTSLSNQNDLQVYLLNAAQQQQYVLQHNLQQLIHLGQKFIQETHSAITCEWALETAGIEPHLVITQYRDSPVGLETRPQPLAPSPALLLQGLAAAPGRSIAPAYVVSDPQQTPHLPPGVIVVTTAITPDWLPLLQHAAGFITEHGGLTSHSAILARELGIPAVVSVAKATQILQTNDLIELDGNQGKIHRLRSHQTRSHPMTLLPATNRKTGDRLVSNKPHRQFDKSVTNRTVPIATQILLNLSQLHLLDKVQNLPVDGLGLLRSELMVLNMLEGQSILGWLPQRQPELLELWQEHITQFARAFAPKPVIYRSLDWRSPEFQLLSNPAITTGSGDHSIVSYLQDPTLFDLEITALAGVRQAGYDNIHLLLPFMRTVEEFVFCRQRVEQVGLTQSPQFQLWIMAEVPSVLFLLPEYVAAGVQGVSIGTNDLTQLLLGVNRDFENLATFDARHPVVMRAIAQIIQQAKQARIPCTICGQAPVLYPELIDSLVEWGITAISVEADAVEVTYQAIARAEQRLLLKSARHQLHAKTSKFATEPTAEDLGY is encoded by the coding sequence ATGTCGTCACCGAAGATCTCATATCGCGCCATCGAACGCGATCGCCAAAGCGAATCATACGTTAAACATGTGGAAGAAATACACTGGCTGGAGCAAATTCAACCTTCACAGCGCACTTTAGTAGGTGATCGCGCATTACAACTAAGCCAATGGCGACAGCGCGGTTTTCCGGTCAAATCAGGTTTTGTCGTATCATCGCTGGCATGGCGAACGTTTTTAGCGCAGTTTTTGAGTTCAACTGATGGTGTGCTGGATGCTTATGTTCAACTCAATATCGATGATTGGCAGCAACTACAACAAGTCGCACAAAAGTTACGTCAAGCGATCGCGCAAGAATCTTTAGTCGTTGATTTGAGTCACAAGATCGCAACAGCCGCGCAGAGTTGGACAACACTCATTTTGCATCCGGATCTTGTTTTACCAGAGGGAATACCGCAAAACTTACAAAATGCTTTGGAATCGCCAGTCAGTAATAATCATCCCGCAGCGATCGCCCAAGCCTTGCTGCGAACTTGGAGTCAGTTATTTAGTGCGAGAAATTTATTCTATTGGCGGCGGGTTGGTATTGATCTACAGCAACTTGATGTTGCTCTTCTTGTGCAGCCATTACACAATGCGATCGCCTCTGGTATACTGCACTGTCAACCCGACAGATTAGAAATTCAAGCAAGTTATGGATTAGGGCTTGCGATCGCCCGCGGCGAAGTTATCCCCGATTTTTACTTGGTAGATCCAACGGGAACAGTGCGATCGCAAACACTAGGGTACAAAACAATTGCGTATGGTGTTACTAATTTACCCGTACCAGCAGGATTCACCCACCATACATCTTTGAGCAACCAAAATGACTTGCAAGTTTATTTACTCAATGCTGCACAACAGCAACAATATGTCTTGCAACACAATTTACAGCAATTAATTCATCTAGGACAAAAATTCATTCAAGAAACGCATTCCGCGATCACGTGCGAGTGGGCGTTAGAAACCGCAGGCATTGAGCCACATTTAGTGATTACTCAATACCGCGATTCTCCAGTTGGCTTAGAAACCCGCCCTCAACCGCTTGCGCCGTCTCCAGCATTATTGCTGCAAGGGTTAGCTGCTGCGCCAGGACGTTCGATTGCACCTGCATATGTTGTTAGTGATCCTCAACAGACGCCGCACTTACCACCAGGAGTTATTGTTGTCACAACAGCGATCACACCTGATTGGCTACCGTTACTACAACACGCTGCGGGCTTTATCACCGAACACGGGGGGTTGACTTCGCACAGCGCAATCTTAGCAAGAGAATTGGGAATTCCCGCAGTCGTCAGCGTAGCGAAGGCGACACAAATTCTGCAAACAAATGATTTAATCGAGCTCGATGGAAATCAAGGTAAAATTCACCGTCTGAGAAGTCATCAAACGCGATCACATCCCATGACTTTGCTACCAGCAACCAACCGCAAAACAGGCGATCGTCTCGTATCAAATAAGCCCCACAGACAATTCGATAAATCTGTAACAAATCGTACTGTGCCAATTGCTACTCAAATTTTACTCAACCTAAGTCAGCTGCATCTATTGGATAAAGTGCAAAATCTACCAGTAGATGGCTTGGGCTTGTTGCGGTCTGAGCTTATGGTATTAAATATGCTAGAAGGTCAATCGATACTCGGATGGTTGCCACAGCGTCAGCCAGAATTACTCGAACTTTGGCAAGAACACATTACGCAGTTCGCCCGCGCCTTTGCACCAAAACCAGTAATTTATCGCTCGCTCGATTGGCGATCGCCTGAGTTTCAACTACTTTCAAATCCAGCGATCACCACAGGCTCCGGCGATCATAGCATTGTCAGCTATTTGCAAGACCCAACACTATTTGATTTAGAGATCACCGCTTTAGCAGGGGTACGGCAAGCGGGTTACGATAATATTCACTTACTTCTACCGTTTATGCGGACTGTAGAAGAATTTGTCTTCTGCCGGCAGCGAGTTGAACAAGTCGGATTAACTCAATCTCCGCAGTTTCAATTGTGGATTATGGCAGAAGTGCCATCGGTGTTATTTTTGCTTCCAGAATATGTTGCGGCTGGAGTCCAAGGCGTTTCAATTGGGACAAACGATTTAACGCAGTTACTGCTAGGAGTTAACCGCGATTTTGAGAATTTAGCAACTTTTGACGCCCGCCATCCGGTTGTCATGCGCGCGATCGCCCAAATTATTCAACAAGCGAAACAAGCACGCATTCCCTGTACGATCTGCGGTCAGGCACCTGTTTTGTATCCCGAATTAATCGATTCCTTGGTAGAGTGGGGGATTACGGCAATTTCAGTCGAAGCTGATGCGGTAGAAGTAACATATCAGGCGATCGCCCGCGCCGAACAACGCTTACTTTTGAAGAGTGCGCGTCATCAATTACACGCAAAAACTAGCAAATTTGCTACAGAACCAACAGCAGAAGATCTGGGATATTAG
- a CDS encoding CHASE domain-containing sensor histidine kinase: MEPHLSSKLHQLRRPWIPYFVLVVTLLLTGIATYYVSLTARTKDQLRFNNAVERTKDDIQNRLDTYISLLRSGSGLFAASDSVTRADFQAYVEQLELRDRYPGIQGIGFSVKVTSAQKDALITELRQQGIQLTIRPEYERSEYHSIIYLEPLDRRNQAAIGFDMFTEKVRRAAMERARDTGSAAASGKVTLIQEIDSHKQAGFLIYFPVYRNNLSTKTVQKRQAALLGFIYSPFRADDLLNDIVSEKQYSYVDFTVYDGTEITPENLLHRSHQENENYQPSLTTTTQINIAGRTWSLVFTTRPEFASASEAGLAPYIFFGGVAISLVLFGLTRSQARAKTVAQSAVAQMYKSQAALRTSESRFRCLIEADIIGIITADLDGKILEANDAFLRMVGYEQNDLKAGLRWDHLTPAEHQHLDQLASQEIRTSGACRLFEKEYIRKDGQRIPVLLGGAIIEGSQDTCIAFVLDLTDRKELEVALRRQAKELAEANRLKDDFLAIVSHELRTPLNAMLGWVQLLRSRQLDEAKKAKALEVIERNAKIQTQLIEDLLDTSRLMRGQLHLQMRSIDILGVIEAAINTVQPTAAAKKIQIKTTTSEEIGLVWGDSDRLQQIVWNLLSNAVKFTPEGGEVEVKLNCIDRYVEIQVSDTGIGISPEFLPYVFDRFRQAESATTRSSSGLGLGLAIVRQLVELHGGTVDAKSVGFGHGATFIVKLPLWNRFQNVVTEDLISRHRTRSPKRIIR, translated from the coding sequence ATGGAACCGCACTTATCCTCAAAACTACATCAACTACGTCGCCCTTGGATTCCTTATTTTGTATTAGTAGTGACTTTACTACTAACTGGAATAGCAACTTACTATGTCTCACTCACCGCTAGAACCAAAGACCAATTGCGCTTTAACAATGCAGTTGAGCGTACTAAAGATGATATCCAAAATCGTTTAGATACGTATATTTCGCTGTTACGTAGTGGAAGCGGCTTATTTGCAGCGAGTGATTCTGTGACTCGCGCTGATTTTCAAGCTTATGTAGAACAATTGGAACTGCGCGATCGCTATCCAGGAATTCAAGGTATCGGGTTTAGTGTGAAAGTGACATCCGCGCAAAAAGATGCTCTCATCACCGAACTGCGTCAACAAGGAATACAACTAACGATTCGTCCAGAATACGAGCGTAGCGAGTACCATTCAATTATCTACCTCGAACCGTTAGACCGCAGAAACCAAGCCGCAATCGGGTTCGATATGTTTACAGAAAAAGTTCGCCGTGCAGCAATGGAACGGGCGCGGGACACAGGTAGTGCCGCTGCATCTGGAAAAGTCACACTCATACAAGAAATTGATAGTCACAAACAAGCGGGCTTTTTAATCTACTTTCCTGTTTACAGAAACAATTTGAGCACAAAAACAGTGCAGAAAAGACAAGCTGCCTTATTAGGATTTATTTATAGCCCTTTTCGGGCAGATGACTTACTCAATGATATTGTTAGCGAAAAACAATATTCCTATGTAGATTTTACAGTATACGATGGCACTGAAATTACTCCGGAAAACTTGCTGCATCGTTCGCATCAGGAGAACGAGAACTATCAACCCAGCTTAACAACAACAACACAAATCAATATTGCAGGACGTACCTGGAGTTTAGTTTTTACAACACGTCCTGAGTTTGCTAGTGCCTCCGAAGCAGGCTTAGCACCATACATCTTCTTCGGAGGAGTGGCGATCAGTTTGGTGTTGTTTGGACTCACGCGATCGCAAGCCCGCGCCAAAACGGTAGCCCAAAGCGCAGTCGCCCAAATGTACAAATCGCAAGCCGCACTGCGGACGAGTGAATCGCGTTTTCGCTGCTTGATTGAAGCCGATATCATCGGCATTATTACAGCTGATTTAGATGGTAAAATTCTTGAAGCCAATGATGCGTTTTTACGCATGGTGGGATATGAACAGAATGACCTCAAAGCAGGATTGCGTTGGGATCATTTGACACCAGCTGAACATCAGCATTTAGATCAACTAGCAAGTCAAGAAATTAGGACATCTGGCGCTTGTCGTCTTTTTGAAAAAGAATATATCCGCAAAGATGGTCAGCGCATTCCGGTTTTACTCGGTGGTGCAATTATTGAAGGCAGTCAAGATACTTGTATTGCTTTTGTGCTTGACCTTACGGATCGCAAAGAGTTAGAAGTTGCTTTACGCCGTCAAGCCAAAGAACTCGCCGAAGCCAATCGCCTTAAAGATGACTTTTTAGCTATAGTATCACACGAACTACGGACGCCTTTAAATGCCATGCTCGGTTGGGTGCAATTATTGCGGAGTCGTCAATTAGATGAAGCAAAAAAGGCAAAAGCCCTAGAAGTGATTGAACGCAATGCGAAAATTCAAACGCAACTTATTGAGGATCTCTTAGATACTTCGCGCTTGATGCGCGGTCAGTTACATTTACAGATGCGTTCTATTGATATATTAGGTGTTATTGAAGCTGCGATTAATACTGTACAACCAACGGCAGCAGCCAAAAAAATTCAGATCAAAACTACGACTTCTGAGGAAATTGGGTTGGTTTGGGGTGACAGTGATCGCTTGCAACAAATTGTTTGGAATCTGTTGTCAAATGCAGTGAAATTTACTCCTGAAGGCGGTGAAGTTGAAGTTAAACTGAACTGCATTGATCGCTATGTGGAAATTCAAGTCAGCGATACAGGAATTGGAATTAGCCCTGAGTTTCTACCGTATGTTTTTGATCGCTTTCGCCAAGCCGAAAGCGCAACGACGCGCTCAAGTAGCGGTTTAGGGCTGGGACTTGCGATTGTGCGTCAGCTGGTAGAATTGCACGGTGGCACTGTTGATGCTAAGAGCGTTGGATTTGGACACGGAGCGACTTTTATTGTGAAACTTCCACTGTGGAATAGGTTCCAGAATGTCGTCACCGAAGATCTCATATCGCGCCATCGAACGCGATCGCCAAAGCGAATCATACGTTAA
- a CDS encoding MgtC/SapB family protein, producing MTNTYYVSPSDLGSVVFRLCIALIVGAIIGLERQLRKKPAGLRTHMLVSFGSALFVLIPLQMGIHSDTPDALSRVIQGIAAGIGFLGAGEILRATRDRDGELGDIRGLTSAAAIWVSAALGVVAGCGLWQLALISAVLALLVLNVFKQIERRI from the coding sequence TTGACAAATACCTACTATGTTTCTCCTAGTGACCTAGGAAGTGTCGTCTTTAGGCTCTGTATTGCGCTAATTGTCGGAGCAATCATTGGCTTAGAACGCCAACTACGAAAAAAACCGGCTGGCTTACGAACTCATATGCTTGTCAGCTTTGGTTCGGCCCTCTTTGTACTGATTCCACTGCAAATGGGTATTCATTCAGACACTCCTGACGCACTCAGCCGCGTGATTCAAGGTATTGCCGCAGGTATTGGGTTTCTTGGTGCAGGCGAGATTCTCCGCGCAACGCGCGATCGCGATGGCGAACTTGGAGATATTCGCGGGTTAACTTCTGCTGCGGCGATTTGGGTTTCGGCGGCTTTAGGAGTTGTCGCCGGATGTGGACTATGGCAGCTAGCTCTAATTAGCGCGGTACTCGCTTTACTTGTTCTCAATGTATTTAAGCAAATTGAACGCCGAATTTGA
- the recF gene encoding DNA replication/repair protein RecF (All proteins in this family for which functions are known are DNA-binding proteins that assist the filamentation of RecA onto DNA for the initiation of recombination or recombinational repair.) encodes MYLKTLHLQQFRNYQEQWVDFLAPKTILVGNNAQGKSNLLEAVELLATLRSHRSPRDRDLIRDGELIGRISATLERQTGITDLSLTLRRNGRRTVALNSENMRRQMDFLGTLNAVQFSSLDLDLVRGGPDQRRNWLDTLLIQLEPVYAHILQQYNQVLRQRNALLKKIQGAEVGNQGLEELAVWNEQLVSAGIRVIRRRSRAIALLAPVAANWHESISGSTEVLQVKYTPNVVWDENPEGLQQAFVEKIGTRAIAEQHQGTTLVGPHRDEIELTINQTPARAYGSQGQQRTLVLALKLAELKLIEEVVGESPLLLLDDVLAELDLHRQNQLLDAIQDRFQTLITTTHLGSFDAQWLKASQILHVESGQITHD; translated from the coding sequence ATGTACCTAAAAACTTTACATCTACAGCAGTTTCGTAACTATCAAGAGCAGTGGGTTGATTTTTTAGCACCAAAAACGATTTTGGTAGGTAATAACGCGCAAGGTAAGTCAAATTTGTTAGAGGCGGTGGAACTGCTAGCAACATTACGATCGCATCGTAGTCCGCGCGATCGCGATTTGATTCGCGATGGAGAATTGATCGGCAGAATTAGCGCGACATTAGAACGCCAAACTGGTATTACTGACTTGTCGTTAACGCTACGGCGCAATGGCAGGCGGACGGTTGCGCTCAACAGTGAAAATATGCGGCGACAAATGGACTTTTTGGGTACGCTGAATGCAGTCCAGTTTTCTAGTCTCGATCTCGATTTAGTTCGTGGTGGACCCGATCAGCGCCGTAATTGGTTAGATACTTTGTTAATTCAGCTAGAACCTGTCTACGCGCATATTTTGCAACAGTATAACCAAGTGTTACGCCAGCGAAATGCTTTGTTGAAAAAAATTCAAGGTGCAGAAGTCGGTAATCAAGGTTTAGAAGAATTAGCAGTTTGGAACGAGCAATTGGTCAGCGCTGGTATCCGAGTCATTAGAAGGCGATCGCGCGCGATCGCGCTTTTGGCTCCAGTCGCGGCTAATTGGCATGAAAGTATTAGTGGCAGTACCGAAGTGCTACAGGTGAAATATACCCCTAATGTCGTTTGGGATGAAAATCCTGAAGGATTACAACAAGCTTTTGTGGAAAAAATTGGTACTAGAGCGATCGCCGAACAGCACCAAGGTACAACTTTAGTAGGTCCGCATCGCGATGAAATTGAGTTGACGATTAATCAAACACCCGCGCGCGCCTATGGTTCCCAAGGACAGCAACGAACTTTGGTTCTCGCGCTCAAGCTTGCGGAACTCAAACTGATTGAAGAAGTCGTTGGCGAATCACCGCTATTATTACTCGATGATGTCTTAGCCGAACTCGACCTTCACCGCCAAAATCAATTACTCGATGCCATTCAAGACCGCTTTCAAACGTTGATTACAACTACGCACTTAGGCTCGTTTGATGCTCAATGGCTCAAAGCCTCTCAAATTCTCCACGTTGAATCAGGACAGATAACGCACGACTAA
- a CDS encoding cation-translocating P-type ATPase gives MSAHSLPNSTPVWHALDVDKTLQLLASDRSTGLTSEEVQQRLQKYGLNELQETGGRSSWVIFLDQFKNIMLVMLIAVAIISAFLDLQDNEFPKDAIAIGLIVVLNGILGYLQESRAEKALAALKRLSAPLVRVIRDGRIVEVEAKELVPGDIMLLEAGVQLAADARLIEEQNLQVREAALTGEAQAIEKQADIQLQENTGIGDRLNMVFQGTEVVQGRAKAIVTGTGMQTELGRIAAMIQSVESEPTPLQQRMSHLGNVLVGGSLVLVALVVVGGVLQNSNFDPANLDFGNFNELLEVSLSMAVAVVPEGLPAVITVTLALGTQRMVRRQALIRKLPAVETLGSVTTICSDKTGTLTQNKMVVQAVYANDKYFQVTGEGYIPHGQFLLDNQNIEVSEYPVLHALLVACALCNDAVLQQEQSQWIILGDPTEGALLSLAGKAGIEKDQWEARLPRVAEFPFSSERKRMSVICSTKHEAQNALAFDNTGSYLMFTKGSPELTLVRCTQIHCGERSIPLTEAQRQEILAQNNAMAGKGLRVLGFAYKPLATLPDEGSEDTSERELVWLGLVGMLDAPRPEVREAVARCRDAGIRPVMITGDHQLTAQAIATDLGIAQSGDRVLTGQELEHMSQPELEKQVDLVSIYARVSPEHKLRIVQALQRRGRVVAMTGDGVNDAPALKQADIGIAMGITGTDVSKEASDMVLLDDNFATIVAATEEGRVVYTNIRRFIKYILGSNIGEVLTIAAAPLLGLGGVPLSPLQILWMNLVTDGLPALALAVEPAEPDVMKRPPFSPRESIFARGLGFYMVRIGIIFAIISITLMVWAYYHTHTPEYPRDPRTWRTMVFTTLCLAQMGHAIAVRSNTRLTIELNPFSNRYLLAAVVVTAILQLMLVYVPPLRAFFDTFWLSPLELAICFGFSTLLFVWVELEKLFLRIVKRH, from the coding sequence ATGTCTGCACATTCTCTGCCTAATTCAACACCTGTTTGGCACGCCTTGGATGTTGATAAGACTTTACAGCTATTAGCTAGCGATCGCTCAACGGGTTTAACCTCGGAAGAAGTACAACAAAGATTGCAAAAATACGGACTCAATGAACTGCAAGAAACGGGTGGTCGTAGTTCTTGGGTCATTTTTCTCGATCAATTCAAAAACATCATGTTAGTGATGCTGATTGCGGTGGCGATTATATCAGCATTTTTAGACTTGCAGGATAATGAATTTCCCAAAGATGCGATCGCGATTGGTTTAATTGTAGTCCTCAACGGTATCCTTGGCTATTTGCAGGAAAGTCGTGCTGAGAAAGCCTTAGCCGCGCTCAAGCGCCTTTCCGCGCCATTAGTACGCGTGATCCGTGACGGCAGAATTGTTGAAGTCGAAGCCAAAGAACTTGTCCCAGGAGATATTATGCTCTTGGAAGCAGGCGTGCAGCTAGCCGCCGATGCGCGCTTGATTGAAGAACAAAACTTACAAGTCCGCGAAGCCGCGCTGACCGGAGAAGCCCAAGCGATTGAAAAACAAGCAGATATTCAACTTCAGGAAAATACGGGAATCGGCGATCGCCTCAATATGGTATTTCAAGGCACTGAAGTTGTCCAAGGACGCGCCAAGGCAATTGTAACGGGTACAGGGATGCAAACTGAACTCGGACGCATTGCGGCAATGATTCAGTCGGTAGAAAGCGAACCAACACCGTTGCAACAGCGGATGTCACACCTAGGGAATGTGCTAGTTGGTGGATCACTCGTGTTAGTTGCTTTAGTGGTCGTGGGTGGCGTCCTGCAAAACAGTAATTTCGACCCAGCAAATCTTGACTTTGGTAACTTCAATGAATTGCTGGAAGTCTCGTTGAGTATGGCGGTTGCTGTCGTACCCGAAGGTTTACCCGCTGTCATTACTGTTACCTTAGCACTCGGAACACAGCGCATGGTACGTCGTCAAGCGTTGATTCGCAAACTACCAGCGGTCGAAACTTTGGGCAGTGTCACGACAATTTGCTCGGATAAAACGGGCACTTTGACACAAAATAAGATGGTGGTGCAAGCCGTTTATGCTAACGATAAATACTTTCAAGTCACTGGCGAAGGCTATATTCCTCATGGGCAGTTTCTGCTAGATAATCAAAACATCGAAGTTAGCGAATATCCGGTACTTCATGCTTTGCTCGTCGCTTGTGCTTTGTGTAACGACGCGGTTTTACAGCAAGAACAATCGCAGTGGATTATTCTAGGAGATCCAACCGAAGGCGCGCTACTATCGCTTGCGGGTAAAGCAGGCATAGAAAAAGACCAATGGGAAGCACGATTACCGCGTGTGGCAGAGTTTCCCTTTTCTTCGGAACGCAAGCGCATGAGCGTCATTTGCAGTACCAAGCACGAAGCACAAAATGCTTTGGCTTTTGATAATACTGGATCTTATTTAATGTTTACAAAAGGTTCACCTGAGTTAACATTAGTACGTTGTACTCAAATTCATTGCGGCGAACGCTCGATACCACTCACCGAAGCTCAACGCCAAGAAATTCTCGCGCAAAATAATGCAATGGCAGGTAAAGGGTTAAGAGTCCTAGGTTTTGCTTATAAGCCACTTGCCACGTTACCCGACGAAGGTTCTGAAGACACATCCGAGCGCGAATTAGTTTGGCTAGGATTAGTGGGAATGCTCGACGCCCCACGTCCTGAAGTCCGCGAAGCTGTGGCACGTTGTCGCGATGCTGGAATTCGCCCTGTAATGATTACCGGAGATCACCAATTAACCGCACAAGCGATCGCCACCGATTTAGGAATTGCGCAGTCAGGCGATCGCGTCCTTACAGGTCAAGAATTAGAACACATGAGCCAGCCCGAACTTGAAAAACAAGTTGATCTTGTCAGCATTTACGCGCGAGTTTCCCCAGAACACAAATTACGTATTGTCCAAGCGCTACAACGACGCGGTAGAGTTGTGGCGATGACAGGTGATGGTGTTAATGATGCACCTGCCTTAAAACAAGCTGATATCGGTATTGCGATGGGAATTACTGGTACTGATGTCAGTAAAGAAGCCAGTGACATGGTACTGCTTGATGACAACTTTGCAACTATTGTCGCCGCCACCGAAGAAGGTCGAGTTGTCTATACGAACATTCGCCGATTTATTAAATACATTCTTGGCAGTAACATCGGCGAAGTTTTAACAATTGCCGCTGCGCCATTGCTTGGTTTAGGTGGCGTCCCGTTGAGTCCACTACAGATTTTGTGGATGAATTTAGTTACTGATGGTTTACCTGCGCTTGCTTTAGCAGTAGAACCTGCCGAACCAGACGTGATGAAACGCCCTCCGTTTAGTCCGCGAGAAAGTATTTTTGCGCGCGGGCTAGGATTTTACATGGTGCGTATCGGCATTATTTTTGCGATTATTTCGATTACCTTGATGGTATGGGCTTACTACCATACGCATACACCTGAATATCCTCGCGATCCTAGAACTTGGCGAACAATGGTATTTACGACCTTGTGTTTAGCACAAATGGGTCATGCAATAGCCGTTCGTTCTAACACAAGATTAACAATCGAATTAAATCCTTTCTCAAACCGTTATTTACTCGCAGCGGTTGTCGTCACAGCAATCTTGCAACTGATGCTGGTGTATGTGCCACCACTAAGAGCCTTTTTTGATACTTTCTGGCTCAGTCCATTAGAACTCGCAATTTGCTTTGGTTTTAGTACCTTACTCTTTGTATGGGTCGAATTAGAAAAGTTATTCCTTCGTATAGTCAAAAGACACTAG
- a CDS encoding transglutaminase-like domain-containing protein, whose translation MTSATPTSSTNLRRTIRPIGAAALHGIVFVDNKLIAIDPVKGHLLQIDPTNDNTTIINPHATFEFVDVTGISWWENTLWLARENTVYFCQLNDFKLQEFVTLPYPANGIAVWASTVYVTCQKTGYILIFDRETKRQITQFYAPGVGVENITVRDEELWVCDTTEQSVYCLERATGDIKFSVLTPFASPTGIAFYAHQGGETLYVAYADEEAYIRDNPNADPSHELTYRDRTFVHPLYYYYNSNEHYALSNGYLLEMIYAEEIAPLEDVHALKQVEWRIALPAETDRQKVKHVEPIGLPFTEEVVEGQRVAVFKFDSLQPSERHIFGWRALIEVRGIKYRLTPRDVEDLPNLSTEFQSRYLVDDDELAMDQLIVRRAAKEAIGTETNLLRKAYKIRNYVYDELSYGIKPHIDTPDVVLDRGIGSCGEYVGVLLALLRLNGIACRTIGRYKCPPYAEQRGVPLQPDFNHVWLEFYVPGLDKWLPMESNPDDVVENGPYPSRFFMGLAWYHIEIGKGISFETITSKGLPLEEISLGDIAINHIRFTIFEELPPL comes from the coding sequence ATGACTTCCGCAACACCCACTTCTTCTACCAACCTACGGCGAACTATCCGACCAATCGGCGCTGCCGCACTGCATGGCATCGTGTTTGTTGACAATAAACTTATTGCTATTGATCCGGTTAAAGGACATCTACTACAAATCGATCCTACCAACGACAACACAACAATCATCAATCCTCACGCGACTTTCGAATTTGTCGATGTCACAGGAATATCTTGGTGGGAGAACACACTCTGGTTGGCACGTGAAAACACAGTGTATTTTTGCCAGCTAAATGATTTTAAGTTACAAGAGTTCGTGACCTTACCCTATCCGGCGAATGGGATTGCTGTGTGGGCATCAACAGTTTACGTAACGTGTCAAAAAACTGGTTATATTCTCATTTTTGACCGCGAAACAAAACGTCAAATTACGCAGTTTTACGCGCCAGGAGTCGGGGTAGAAAATATCACCGTTCGTGATGAAGAGTTGTGGGTTTGCGATACAACAGAACAAAGCGTTTATTGCCTAGAACGCGCCACTGGAGATATCAAGTTTAGCGTGTTGACTCCTTTTGCTTCGCCTACGGGCATAGCATTTTATGCTCATCAAGGTGGAGAAACGCTGTATGTTGCGTATGCTGACGAAGAAGCCTACATCCGCGATAATCCCAACGCCGACCCATCGCATGAATTAACGTATCGCGATCGCACGTTTGTCCATCCTTTATATTATTACTACAATTCCAACGAACACTATGCGCTGTCGAATGGCTACTTGCTGGAGATGATCTATGCGGAGGAAATTGCTCCGTTAGAAGATGTTCATGCCTTAAAGCAAGTTGAGTGGCGCATTGCTTTACCAGCAGAAACTGACCGTCAAAAAGTCAAACACGTTGAACCTATTGGTTTACCCTTTACCGAAGAAGTTGTAGAAGGACAGCGCGTCGCTGTCTTTAAATTTGATAGTCTGCAACCGAGTGAAAGACATATCTTTGGCTGGAGAGCATTAATCGAGGTACGCGGTATCAAATATCGTCTCACTCCTAGAGACGTTGAAGATCTCCCTAACTTATCAACGGAATTTCAATCGCGGTACTTGGTTGATGATGATGAATTAGCGATGGATCAGCTAATTGTCCGTCGTGCGGCGAAAGAAGCAATTGGAACCGAAACGAATCTTTTGCGTAAAGCTTACAAAATTCGTAACTATGTTTACGATGAATTGTCCTATGGTATCAAACCACACATTGATACGCCCGATGTTGTTTTAGATCGTGGTATTGGTTCCTGCGGCGAGTACGTTGGGGTTTTACTCGCGCTGTTAAGGCTTAATGGTATTGCGTGTCGCACAATCGGTCGCTATAAGTGTCCTCCTTATGCCGAACAACGGGGCGTTCCGCTACAACCAGACTTTAACCATGTTTGGTTAGAATTTTACGTACCAGGGTTAGATAAGTGGTTGCCTATGGAATCCAATCCTGATGATGTGGTAGAAAACGGTCCTTATCCTTCACGCTTTTTTATGGGATTAGCTTGGTATCACATCGAAATTGGTAAAGGTATATCATTTGAAACAATAACAAGCAAAGGCTTGCCACTCGAAGAAATTTCACTTGGTGATATTGCCATCAACCACATCCGCTTTACCATTTTTGAAGAATTGCCACCGCTGTGA